The genomic segment CGGATACCGGTAAATACGGCCCGAAAATTAAGCAGGAAGTTGCAGGCGCGTTTCGGGGTGGAGAGAATCATGCTCTCCGCAGAGCTCGAAAGGCGAAATTATTCTCCCGCTCCGACGCGGAACCGGTGGCCTCTCGATCAAAGCGTCCCGACGGCCGGCGCCGCCACGATGCGCCAGCGCAGGCCGCGGCCAGCGAATTCATCGCCGATCGCATCGAGCAGGCCACGCAATTCGGCGTCTTCGGCCGTGACGACGATCTCGACCGAGAGCGTGTGGCCGCGAACCTGCTCGACCACGCTGTCGTAGTCGACATCGCGGCCGTAGCCTTCGACCTCCCGCGCCGTGAAGCCGGCGCGCGCGGTCGGCCCGTGCGACAGCATCGCGGCGATCACATCGTCCTTCAGCGTCACCGGAACCAGCAGGGTCAGCACCATAACGCTCATGGCTGAGCCTCCTGCGTTTTCGGAGCCGGAGGAATCCCGAAGCGGCGATACAGCACCGGCAGGATCACCAGCGTCAGCAGCGTCGAGGTGACGAGGCCGCCGATCACCACCACTGCCAGCGGCCGCTGCACGTCGGCGCCCGGACCGGTAGCGTAGAGCAGCGGCACCAGGCCGAACCCGGTGATGCTGGCGGTGAGCAGGATCGGCCGCAGCCGCCGCTGCGCGCCGAGCTCGACGATCTGATCCGGCGGCAGCCCCTGGCCGCGCAGCATGTTGAAATACGACACCAGCACCAAACCGTTCAGCACCGCGATGCCGAGCAGCGCGATGAAGCCGACCGAGGCTGGCACCGACAGATATTCGCCGGTGATCAGCAGGCTGAACACGCCGCCGATCAGCGCGAACGGGATGTTGATGAACACCAGGAGCGACTGCCGCAGCGACGAGAAGGTGACGAACAGCAGCAGGAACACCAAGGCCAGCGCGATCGGCACCACGATGCCGAGCCGAGCCGCGGCGCGCTGCTGGTTTTCGAACTGGCCGCCCCAGACGATGCTATAGCCTTCCGGCAGCTTGACCTTGGCGGCGACCGCGGCTTTGGCCTCGTCGACGAAGCCGACCAGGTCGCGGCCCGACACGTTGCTCATCACCAGCGCCAGCCGCTTGCCGTTCTCCCGGTCGATTTTCACAGGCCCGTCGATCCGCTCCAGCTTGGCGACGTTGGCGAGCGGCACCGACTTGCCGTCGGCGAGCACCAGATTGATGCCGGCAAGCCGCGCCGGGGACTCGCGGAGCGACTCGGTGCCGCGGATCAGCACCGGCGTGCGGCGGCCTTCTTCGACCACGATGCCGGCCTGACGGCCTTCGATCTGGGTGCGGAGCGCCTCGGTGAGCGCGTCGACGTCGAGCCCGAGCCGGCCGGCCTGCAGCCGGTCGATGCCCACATTGTAGTATTCGAACCCTTCGTTCAGCGCGGTGCGGACGTCTTCGGCGCCCTTCAGCGTCTTCAACGTTGCGGTGATCTGTTCGGCCAGCCTGTTGAGCGTCGGGATGTCGGTGCCGAAAATCTTCGCCACCACGTCGCCGCGAGCGCCGATGATCATCTCCTGCACCCGCATCTCGATAGGCTGGGTGAACGAGAAGCCGATGCCCGGGAAGCCGGCGAGCGCCTTGCGCAGCTCGCCCAACAACCAGTCTTTATCGTGCGGCCGGCGCCACTCTGCCTCGGGCTTGAGGATGATGTAGGTGTCGGTCTGGTTGAGGCCCATCGGGTCGAGGCCGAGTTCGTCAGAGCCGACGCGGGCCACGATGCTCCTGACCTCCGGCACCGCGCTCATCACCGCCTGCTGAATCCTGAGATCGAGATTGACGCTCTCCTCAAGCCCGATCGACGGCAGCTTCTCGACGCTGATGATCGGCGTGCCTTCTTCCATCGTCGGCATGAAGATCTTGCCGAGTTGCGCATAGGCGAACACGGTGGCGACCAGCGCCAGCGCCGACACCGCCAGCACCGCCTTCTCATGATGCAGGGCAAACCGCAGCACCGGCATGTAGCCGGCGCTGATCTTGCGCACCAGCCAGGTGTCGCCGTGACCGGCGGTCTTCAGCAGCAGCGACGCCAGCACCGGAATCACAGTGAGCGCCAGCAGCAGCGACGAGCCGAGCGCAAACACGATCGCCAGCGCCACCGGGATGAACAGCTTGCCTTCCAGCCCCTGCAGTGTCAGCAGTGGCAGGAACACGATGACGATGATGCCGATGCCCGAAGTGACCGGCACCACGACTTCGCGCAGAGCCTGGTAGATCCGATGCAACAGCGGCACCTGCGCGGCGTGCCGATCATGCGCCAGATGCGACACGACGTTTTCGACCACAACCACCGCGGCGTCGATCAGCATGCCGATCGCAACTGCGAGACCGCCAAGGCTCATTAGATTGGCCGACATTCCGGCCCAGCGCATCAGCACGAAAGTGGCGAGCGCCGACAGCGGCAGCGTCAACGCCACCACAAGCGCGGCGCGCCAGTCGCCGAGGAACAGGATCAACAGCACGATCACCAGCACCACGGCTTCGAGCAGCGATTTCGACACCGTGCCGACGGCGCGGCCGACCAGGTCGCCGCGGTCGTAGAACACGTTCAGCGTGACGCCCTTCGGCAGCGTCGGCTCCAGCTCCTTGAACTTGGCGCGAACGCCTTCGACAACGTCACGCGCATTGGCACCGCGCAGTCCGAGCACCAGCCCCTGAACCGCTTCGCCCTGGCCGTCGCGCGTCACCGCGCCATAGCGGGTGATGCTGCCGATCCGCACCTCGGCGACATCGCGCACCCGCACCATGCCGCCTTCACGCGAGGCCAGCACGATATCGCGCAAATCATCGAGCGTGCGGACTTGGCCGTCGACGCGGACCAGCAGCACCTCTTCGCCGGCCGATAGCCGGCCGGCGCCGCCATTGCGGTTGTTCTTCTCGATCGCCTTCTCCAGCATATCGATGGTGATGCCGTGCGAGGCCATCGCCAAATTGTCGGGCACGATCTCGAAGCTGCGGACGAAGCCACCGAGCGAATTGACGTCGGCGACGCCGGGCAGCGTCCGCAACGCCGGACGGATGGTCCAGTCGAGCAGCGTCCGCCGTTCGGCCATCGTCAGGTCGCCGCCTTCGATGGTGAACATGAACATCTCACCGAGCGGCGTGGTGATCGGCGCGAGACCTCCGGTCAGACCGTCGGGCATATCCTTCATCGCCGAAGCGAGCCGTTCGGCGACCTGGTTGCGGGCCCAATAGATGTCGACGCCGTCGGCGAAATCGATGGTGACGTCGGCGAGGCCGTATTTGGTGGTCGAGCGCAGGATGGTTTTGTTGGGGATGCCGAGCATCTCGAGCTCGAGCGGCATCGTCACCCGGGTCTCGACCTCCTCGGGCGTCATACCCGGGGCCTTCATGATGATCTTGACCTGGACCGGCGAGACGTCCGGGAACGCGTCGATCGGCAGATGCCGGAACGCCAGCACACCGGCGCCGATCAGCAGCAGCGTGGCCAGCACCACCAGCAGGCGATGCGACAGCGAGAACTCGACGAGACGGGTCAGCATTTACTCGACCCCGCCGAGTCCCTGCCAGGCGCCCTTCAGCGCGGCGATGCCACGCACCGCAATCCGCTCGTCGCCGCGAAAGCTGCCGCTGACCACCGCGAATTGGGGAAGCTCCTCTCGGATCTTCACCGGCGTGGCGACAAAGCCGCCGTCGGTCTGCACGAACACGAACGCGTCCTTGCCCCGCCGCACCATTGCGCCGCTGTGCACGCGCCATTCGGCCGAGCCGCTGGTGATAGGGGCGATCTGCGCCTCGACCACCTGGCCGGGCCGCAAGTCCGTATCGGGCTCGTCGAACTGGGCGCGGACGATCACGGTCTGCGAGGTCGGCTCGACGCTGGAGCCGATCGACACCACCTTGCCGATGCAATCATGGCCGCGCAGCGTGACGCGGGCGCTGACCGCGAAATCCTCCGCCCGCAGCGCCGGCACCTGGATTTCGGCCCACAGCGGCGCGAGCTGCACCAGCTTGAACACCAGCGCCAGCGCCTCGACGGTCTGGCCCGGCGTGGTCGGGCTTTCCAGCACCACACCGTCGATCGGCGCGATCAGGGTCAGCCTGGGGTCGAGCTTCTGGCTCGCCGCCAGCTTCTCGACAGAAGCTTCGGTCATTCCGTAATGCAGCAGTGCCTGGCGACGCTCGGCCGCGGTGGCGCGGGCCTGTTCGTATTCGCTCTGGGTAACGATGACCTGCTTCTTGGTCACCGCGCCATAGGGCGCAAGCTGCTCCTCGCGGTCGAGATTGGTCTTGAGCAGCCGCTCCTTGTTGTAGGCGACGAGATATTCGGCCTGGGCATTGGCGAGCGCAGGGCTCTGGATCTCGGCCAGAAGATCGCCGGCCTTCACGACTGAATCAGTGCGCACCAACAGCCGCTCGATCCGGCCGCCGAGCGGCGCGTTCATCAGCCGGCTGCGATCCGGCGGCACCGCGATCTTGCCGGGGAAGCTGAGCCCGGCGGCGGCTGGCTGCTTCTCCAGCGGCGAGGTCTCGATCCCGACACGCTCGGCCTGCTGCTTGGAAATCGACAGTTCGTCGCCGGCATGCGCAGTCGCGCACGCCAGCATAGCGGCCATCAGCAAAGTCGGAATCGTCGAGAGGCGGAGCATGGGTCTGTCACTGGCACCTGTGCCGGCCTGGGATGCCGGACGCGCCGGCTCCCCGCAGCCGCCGCAACGAGCTGCTCTCCTATGCTACCGCGGCTGACAGGTTGCTGACAGGCCCATCCGCCGCCAGCGTCAACGGCCGGTTTGCGCCGGCAGAAGCTAACCGCCAGTGATTCTCAGCAAGCTCCAGGCGGCCCCTCAGGCCGCGCGCTGAGCCAGCATGTCGGCGCGGACCCGGGCGAGATAGTCGCGTATCCGGTGCGCCAGCGTCTCCGACTGCGACGACAAATGGGTCGAGGCCGTCATGGTCGAGGCGGCGTATTGCTCGGTATCGCGGGCGCTTTCGGTGACGGTCTGGATACTGCCGGTGATTTCGCTGACGACGTCGTAGGCTTGCTCAATGTTCTTGGCGATATCGGCCGTGGCGGCTGATTGGGCTTCAGCGGCGCCGGCGACAGCCGCCGTGATGTCATCGACCTCGGTCATCACCGCGCCGATCTCGCCGATCGAACGGCTGACGAGGTCGGCGGCACTATGGACGTGCTCGACTTGAGCCTCGATCTCGCCGGTGAACTTGGCGGTCTGTTCGGCCAGAGCCTTCACTTCGGCGGCGACCACCGCAAAGCCGCGACCGGCCTCGCCGGCGCGCGCCGCTTCGATCGTCGCGTTCAGCGCCAGCAGGTTGGTCTGGCCGGCGATCACTTCGATCGACTTCACCACCTCCGCGATCCGCTCGGCGACGCTACGCAGGCTGGCAACGTTGGCGGCAGCTTCCGACACCCGGCTCACCGCGCGGCCGACCACTTCGGCCGAGCGCCCTATTTCGGCGCCGACCTCGCGGGCACTCGCCGATAGTTCGGTGGTGGCGGCGGCGACGCTGCGCATGTTGCTGCTGGCGTGCTCGGCCGAGGCGGCGACCGTGGTTAGGCGCTCGCGGGTGAGCGAAGCGCCGCTGGTCAGGCTGCCGGCGGTGTCGCGCATGCCGCGGGAATCCTCGTCGAGCGACGACACCACACCGGTGACAGCATTCTCGAGCTGCTCCGCCTGCTGAGCGAACGTGTTGATCCGCTGTTCAATGCTGTCGGTGGCGGCATTGATGGTCTTGGCGCCGCGCAGCAGTGCGCCGTGCAAGCCGCCGGGCAGGATGCGGCGGAAGTAACGACGGTGCTGCACCGCGTCCATCGCCGCGGTCGCCTCGCGCACGAAAGCGTCGCAACCGTCGATCACGTCGTTGACGGCGCGCAGCATGTCGCCGGTGCGGCCATTGTCGGGAATGCGCAAGATGCGGGCTTCGAAGTCACCGGCGGCAATTCGTAGGCAGACCTCGCGGGCCTGGCTGATCAGCCGCGTGGTCTGCACCATGCGATAAAGCGCCAGACAGCTCGCCAGGATCGCAAAGCCCTGAATCGTCATCGCCGCCGGGCGATAGTCCAGCGCCTCCAACGCCAGCGCGATCGACGATGCGATGATGATGACGGCGAGGTTAAGCTGCGCTTTGGAGAGCGAACATAAGTTCGTCATAGCTGACTTTCTTGGAGGCGACGAAATCCGTCAGCGCCTTGAGGCCGGCCTCGACCGCCTGCTTACCGTTGGCGTGACCCTGCTCGACCCGCAGCACCTCGGCGTAGAGCGGCGCGATCGCATTGGCGACCACGCTCGGATCCGGCGTGCGACGGTTGGAGTGATAGGCGACGATGTTGCCGTGCTCGTCGAATGACGGCGTGATGTGCGCGAACACCCAATAGTGGTCGCCGCTGCGCGCCATGTTCTTGACGTAGCCGAAGATCTCGCGGCCCGCCGCGATCGTGTCCCACACCAGGCGGAACACCGCGCGCGGCATGTCGGGATGCCGGATGATGCTATGCGGCTGGCCGAGCAGTTCCGCCTCGTTGTAGCCCGCGATGTGGCAGAACGTGCTGTTGGCGTAGGTGATGCGGCCCTTCAGGTCGGTCTTGGAGACGATCAGCTCACCCGCCGGAAAGAACACTTCCTTGCCGGTCGGGCGGATTTCGACAGCCATCGCCTTTCTCCTTGGAGGGAACGCCTCTGTTTTAGGTAAGTTCAGGGGTTTGACTTTGTCTTAAAGCCTACGCCTCACGTCATGCCTATCGGCCAAATAAGTATTCGTACGTGGCCGCTCAATGGAACCCGATGCATGGTCGACGATCAGTTCGCCGGCCACGCTTAGCTCACGCGGCTCGTTGTTCGACGAGTTCCTTGCGGACCTGACCGAGATAACCGTTGATCTGCTGGGCAAGCTGCTCCGACTGCGAAGACAGCTGCGCGGAGGTCATCATCGTCGACGCCGCCGCGCGTTCGTTGTCTTCGGCATTGCCGGCGAGCACATGGATCGTTTCGGAGATCTCGCGCACCACAGCAAAGGCCTCGTCGATGTTGCGGGCGATCTCGGCGGTCGACTGCGACTGCGCGCCTGCTGCACCGGCGACCTGCCGGGTGATGCTGTCGATCTCCGCGATGACCGTGCCGATCTCGCCGATGGAACTGCTGACCGCACCGGCCGCGCCGTGAACCTCGCCGACCTGCGCTTCGATCTCGCCGGTGAATTGTGCGGTCTGCGACGCCAGCGCCTTGACCTCATGCGCCACCACGGCGAAGCCGCGGCCGGCGTCGCCGGCGCGCGCCGCCTCGATCGTGGCATTGAGCGCAAGCAGATTGGTCTGGCTGGCGATCGCCTGGATCGCCTTGACCATCTCACCGATATTGTTGGCGACCTGCTGCAGCGCATCGACATTGCCGCTGGCCTCGCCGACGCTGCTCACCGCGCGCGCCACGATCTCGGCGGAGCGATCGATCTCGGCGCGCACACCGCTGGCGCTCGACGTCAGCTCCGACGTCGCCGACGCAACCGACTGCATATTGGCGGCGGCCTGTTCGGACGCCGCGGCAACCGAAGCCAGCCGCTCGCGCGCAGACGAAGCGCCGACCGTCAGCGTGCCGGCGGTGTCTTTCATTTCGGCCGAGCCCTGATCGAGCGCGGAGACGATCGCGCTCGTGGTCACCTCCAGCTCCGCGGTGCGACCTTCGAAGCTCTTGATCCGCCGCTCGATATTTTCGGCGGCAGTGTTGATGGCGCCGGCACCGTGCAGCAGCGCGCCGTGCAGTCCGCCCGGCAGAATGCGGCGGAAGTACTTGTTGTGATGCATCGCAGTCATTGCCGCGGTCGCCTCGCGAACGAAGGCGTCGCAATCGTCGATCATGTCATTGATGGCGCGCAGCAGCGTGCCGGTGCGGCCGTCATCCGGAATGCCGAGGATCCGCGCTTCGAAATCGCCGTCGGCGATGCGGCGGCAGACGTCGCTGGCCTCGCCGAGCAGCCGCCGTGTCTGGCTGATGCGGAATAGCGCCAGCCCGGCGAACACCATCACGACGCCTTGGATCGCTAGCGCGGCGACGTAGTACTCGAACACGCCGCACACCACCGCCGCGCCCGCGGCAACGATCAATCCGGCGACGTTAAGCCGCGCTTTTGAGAGAGAACATAAGTTCGTCATAGGAGGCCTTCCGGGAAGCGACGAAATCGGACAGCGCGAGAGAGCCGGCGGACAACGCGTCTTTGGCGTTGCGGTGGCTACGCTCGGTGCGGAGGATGTCGGCGTAGAGCGGGATGATCGCGCCTTCGAGCACGCCGCGATCCGGCGCGCGCCGGTTGGAGTGATAGCCGACGATCCGCCCCGCACCGTCGAACGACGGCGTGACGTGCGCGAACACCCAATAGTGGTCGCCGTTGCGCGTCATATTCTTCACATAGGCGAAGATCTCGCGGCCCTGCTGCACGGCGTCCCACAGCAGCTTGAACACCGCGCGCGGCATATCGGGATGGCGGATGACGTTGTGCGGCTGGCCGATCAGCTCGGCCTCGCTGTAGCCGGCGACATCGCAGAACAGGCGGTTGGCGTAAGTCAGCCGCCCTTTGGTGTCGGTCTTGGAGACGATCAATTCAGAAGCTGGGAAGAAGGCCTCCCGTCCGCTCGGCGTGACGTGGCGCATAGATGACCTCGATGGAACTCATTTGCGCCTGCTCGTTATTCGCAGAACAGTTGCGAATGGGTTTATTCCACTAAAGGTGAATTACTAAAGTTCACATTATTGACGTAGGCGCCATTCCGATACCGTTTCTGGACAACCTTGAGCGACCACGACGTCGATATAGGTATTTTAATGCCTCAACCACCGAGGCCGTGGGCGATCACCTTGCGCATCAGATTGGGCAAAGCTTCGTCCGACAGCGTCGAGATCTGCGTCCAGCGCATGCCGGTGGGGGCTCGGGTGCCGGCCGAGGCATGCGCCACATACACGGCCAGCTCCAGCGGGAAGTGCGTGAACACATGGCTGACGACGCCGGCCTTGCGATACCAGCGGGTGACGCCTTTCAGAGCGGGCGCCTGCGCCTTGGCGGCGGCTTCGTCCTGATCGGGCAACCAGTCGGAGTTCGGCACCTCGGTCATGCCGCCGAGCAGGCCCTTGGCGGGGCGGCTGCGGACCAGCACCTGATCGCCGCGGATCACCACGAAGGCGGCACCGCGGCGCAGCGTCCCGGTCTTCTTCGGCGCCTTGCGCGGAAAGCTCTCGGCGTCGCCGCGCAGCCGTGCGGCGCAGCCCTGCATCAGCGGGCACAGCGCGCAGGCCGGCTTCTTCGGCGTGCAGATGGTGGCGCCGAGATCCATCAGCGCCTGGGCGCTGTCGCCGGCGCGGGACGGGCCGAGCAGCGTTTCGGCCAGCGCCTTGATGCGCGGCTTGACCTTCGGCAGTTCGTCCTCGACCGCGTACAGCCGCGACACCACCCGCTCGATATTG from the Rhodopseudomonas palustris genome contains:
- a CDS encoding DUF3240 family protein, whose protein sequence is MSVMVLTLLVPVTLKDDVIAAMLSHGPTARAGFTAREVEGYGRDVDYDSVVEQVRGHTLSVEIVVTAEDAELRGLLDAIGDEFAGRGLRWRIVAAPAVGTL
- a CDS encoding efflux RND transporter permease subunit; this translates as MLTRLVEFSLSHRLLVVLATLLLIGAGVLAFRHLPIDAFPDVSPVQVKIIMKAPGMTPEEVETRVTMPLELEMLGIPNKTILRSTTKYGLADVTIDFADGVDIYWARNQVAERLASAMKDMPDGLTGGLAPITTPLGEMFMFTIEGGDLTMAERRTLLDWTIRPALRTLPGVADVNSLGGFVRSFEIVPDNLAMASHGITIDMLEKAIEKNNRNGGAGRLSAGEEVLLVRVDGQVRTLDDLRDIVLASREGGMVRVRDVAEVRIGSITRYGAVTRDGQGEAVQGLVLGLRGANARDVVEGVRAKFKELEPTLPKGVTLNVFYDRGDLVGRAVGTVSKSLLEAVVLVIVLLILFLGDWRAALVVALTLPLSALATFVLMRWAGMSANLMSLGGLAVAIGMLIDAAVVVVENVVSHLAHDRHAAQVPLLHRIYQALREVVVPVTSGIGIIVIVFLPLLTLQGLEGKLFIPVALAIVFALGSSLLLALTVIPVLASLLLKTAGHGDTWLVRKISAGYMPVLRFALHHEKAVLAVSALALVATVFAYAQLGKIFMPTMEEGTPIISVEKLPSIGLEESVNLDLRIQQAVMSAVPEVRSIVARVGSDELGLDPMGLNQTDTYIILKPEAEWRRPHDKDWLLGELRKALAGFPGIGFSFTQPIEMRVQEMIIGARGDVVAKIFGTDIPTLNRLAEQITATLKTLKGAEDVRTALNEGFEYYNVGIDRLQAGRLGLDVDALTEALRTQIEGRQAGIVVEEGRRTPVLIRGTESLRESPARLAGINLVLADGKSVPLANVAKLERIDGPVKIDRENGKRLALVMSNVSGRDLVGFVDEAKAAVAAKVKLPEGYSIVWGGQFENQQRAAARLGIVVPIALALVFLLLFVTFSSLRQSLLVFINIPFALIGGVFSLLITGEYLSVPASVGFIALLGIAVLNGLVLVSYFNMLRGQGLPPDQIVELGAQRRLRPILLTASITGFGLVPLLYATGPGADVQRPLAVVVIGGLVTSTLLTLVILPVLYRRFGIPPAPKTQEAQP
- a CDS encoding efflux RND transporter periplasmic adaptor subunit, translating into MLRLSTIPTLLMAAMLACATAHAGDELSISKQQAERVGIETSPLEKQPAAAGLSFPGKIAVPPDRSRLMNAPLGGRIERLLVRTDSVVKAGDLLAEIQSPALANAQAEYLVAYNKERLLKTNLDREEQLAPYGAVTKKQVIVTQSEYEQARATAAERRQALLHYGMTEASVEKLAASQKLDPRLTLIAPIDGVVLESPTTPGQTVEALALVFKLVQLAPLWAEIQVPALRAEDFAVSARVTLRGHDCIGKVVSIGSSVEPTSQTVIVRAQFDEPDTDLRPGQVVEAQIAPITSGSAEWRVHSGAMVRRGKDAFVFVQTDGGFVATPVKIREELPQFAVVSGSFRGDERIAVRGIAALKGAWQGLGGVE
- a CDS encoding methyl-accepting chemotaxis protein, with product MTNLCSLSKAQLNLAVIIIASSIALALEALDYRPAAMTIQGFAILASCLALYRMVQTTRLISQAREVCLRIAAGDFEARILRIPDNGRTGDMLRAVNDVIDGCDAFVREATAAMDAVQHRRYFRRILPGGLHGALLRGAKTINAATDSIEQRINTFAQQAEQLENAVTGVVSSLDEDSRGMRDTAGSLTSGASLTRERLTTVAASAEHASSNMRSVAAATTELSASAREVGAEIGRSAEVVGRAVSRVSEAAANVASLRSVAERIAEVVKSIEVIAGQTNLLALNATIEAARAGEAGRGFAVVAAEVKALAEQTAKFTGEIEAQVEHVHSAADLVSRSIGEIGAVMTEVDDITAAVAGAAEAQSAATADIAKNIEQAYDVVSEITGSIQTVTESARDTEQYAASTMTASTHLSSQSETLAHRIRDYLARVRADMLAQRAA
- a CDS encoding PAS domain-containing protein, which codes for MAVEIRPTGKEVFFPAGELIVSKTDLKGRITYANSTFCHIAGYNEAELLGQPHSIIRHPDMPRAVFRLVWDTIAAGREIFGYVKNMARSGDHYWVFAHITPSFDEHGNIVAYHSNRRTPDPSVVANAIAPLYAEVLRVEQGHANGKQAVEAGLKALTDFVASKKVSYDELMFALQSAA
- a CDS encoding methyl-accepting chemotaxis protein, coding for MIVAAGAAVVCGVFEYYVAALAIQGVVMVFAGLALFRISQTRRLLGEASDVCRRIADGDFEARILGIPDDGRTGTLLRAINDMIDDCDAFVREATAAMTAMHHNKYFRRILPGGLHGALLHGAGAINTAAENIERRIKSFEGRTAELEVTTSAIVSALDQGSAEMKDTAGTLTVGASSARERLASVAAASEQAAANMQSVASATSELTSSASGVRAEIDRSAEIVARAVSSVGEASGNVDALQQVANNIGEMVKAIQAIASQTNLLALNATIEAARAGDAGRGFAVVAHEVKALASQTAQFTGEIEAQVGEVHGAAGAVSSSIGEIGTVIAEIDSITRQVAGAAGAQSQSTAEIARNIDEAFAVVREISETIHVLAGNAEDNERAAASTMMTSAQLSSQSEQLAQQINGYLGQVRKELVEQRAA
- a CDS encoding PAS domain-containing protein; amino-acid sequence: MRHVTPSGREAFFPASELIVSKTDTKGRLTYANRLFCDVAGYSEAELIGQPHNVIRHPDMPRAVFKLLWDAVQQGREIFAYVKNMTRNGDHYWVFAHVTPSFDGAGRIVGYHSNRRAPDRGVLEGAIIPLYADILRTERSHRNAKDALSAGSLALSDFVASRKASYDELMFSLKSAA
- the mutY gene encoding A/G-specific adenine glycosylase — protein: MSLAGAAPRRKQSPVITAEHDTSDALLRARPAALLAWYDRHRRTLPWRAPPGATADPYAVWLSEIMLQQTTVRAVGPYFDKFMARWPTVTALGEASLDDVLKMWAGLGYYSRARNLHACAVAVTRQHGGGFPDTEEGLRALPGVGPYTAAAIAAIAFSRRTMPVDGNIERVVSRLYAVEDELPKVKPRIKALAETLLGPSRAGDSAQALMDLGATICTPKKPACALCPLMQGCAARLRGDAESFPRKAPKKTGTLRRGAAFVVIRGDQVLVRSRPAKGLLGGMTEVPNSDWLPDQDEAAAKAQAPALKGVTRWYRKAGVVSHVFTHFPLELAVYVAHASAGTRAPTGMRWTQISTLSDEALPNLMRKVIAHGLGG